A window of the Microbacterium sp. LWH13-1.2 genome harbors these coding sequences:
- a CDS encoding aminotransferase class V-fold PLP-dependent enzyme, which produces MDHSADDDRIRGLDAAHRAALEFLRSLDDRPVWPRATLAEMLDAFGGPLPAEGLDAEDVIEQIVSRADPGLVAIPGGRFFGFVIGGTHPAALAADWLVSAWDQNSGSALLTPTTVALERVAGRWMLDILGLPDSASVGFVTGGQMANFTCLATARNAVLARIGWNLSEQGLRESPPIRFVVGADRHGSIDRAARFLGIGRTEITVVESDDEGRMRPDALSRVLDAGSGPAIVCLQAGEVHTGAFDDFTALVPIAHEHGAWVHVDGAFGLWAGASESLRPLTAGMSDADSWATDAHKTLNVPYDCGMAIVRDPADSIAAFRTGGDYLIYTSLDPWDVTPELSRRARGVPVWAAMRSLGKVGIAHLIDRLHENAVAMAAGLATIDGIRILNEVGYTQVMFRLDDDDATRALGEAVLLEGTAALTGAEWRGRAALRCSMSSWATTGDDIARTVDAIRDLVAG; this is translated from the coding sequence ATGGACCACAGCGCCGACGACGACAGGATCCGAGGGTTGGACGCCGCCCACCGCGCGGCACTCGAGTTCCTCAGATCGCTCGACGACAGACCTGTATGGCCGCGTGCGACTCTCGCCGAGATGCTCGACGCGTTCGGTGGACCGCTGCCGGCCGAGGGACTGGATGCCGAGGACGTCATCGAGCAGATCGTGTCTCGGGCAGACCCCGGCCTCGTCGCCATCCCCGGCGGACGCTTCTTCGGATTCGTGATCGGTGGCACGCATCCTGCCGCTCTCGCTGCCGACTGGCTCGTCTCTGCCTGGGACCAGAATTCGGGGTCGGCGCTGCTCACGCCGACGACCGTGGCGTTGGAGCGAGTTGCTGGGCGATGGATGCTCGACATCCTCGGTCTACCCGATTCCGCGAGCGTCGGGTTCGTCACGGGAGGCCAGATGGCGAACTTCACCTGCCTCGCTACGGCCCGCAACGCCGTGCTCGCCCGGATCGGATGGAACCTCAGCGAACAGGGGCTGCGGGAGTCTCCGCCGATCCGCTTCGTCGTGGGCGCGGATCGTCACGGATCGATCGACCGAGCGGCCCGTTTTCTCGGGATCGGCCGCACCGAGATCACGGTCGTCGAATCCGACGACGAGGGACGCATGCGCCCCGACGCATTGAGCCGCGTGCTCGACGCCGGCTCAGGACCGGCCATCGTCTGTCTTCAGGCCGGCGAAGTGCACACCGGGGCGTTCGACGACTTCACTGCCCTCGTGCCGATCGCCCACGAGCACGGCGCCTGGGTGCATGTCGACGGGGCGTTCGGCCTGTGGGCCGGGGCATCCGAGTCGCTCCGACCCCTCACAGCGGGCATGTCCGACGCCGACTCCTGGGCCACCGACGCGCACAAGACCCTCAATGTGCCCTACGACTGCGGGATGGCCATCGTCCGGGACCCCGCCGACTCGATCGCCGCGTTCCGCACCGGCGGCGACTACCTGATCTACACGAGCCTGGATCCCTGGGACGTCACCCCCGAGCTCTCGCGCCGCGCGCGCGGCGTCCCCGTCTGGGCGGCGATGCGCAGTCTGGGGAAGGTCGGCATCGCTCACCTGATCGACAGGCTGCATGAGAACGCGGTCGCGATGGCCGCGGGACTCGCCACGATCGACGGCATCCGCATCCTCAACGAGGTCGGCTACACGCAGGTCATGTTCCGGCTCGATGACGACGACGCGACCCGCGCCCTCGGCGAGGCCGTTCTCCTCGAGGGAACCGCCGCGCTGACCGGCGCCGAATGGCGAGGTCGCGCGGCGTTGCGCTGCTCGATGTCGTCCTGGGCGACGACCGGAGATGACATCGCTCGCACGGTCGACGCGATCCGGGACCTCGTGGCCGGGTGA
- a CDS encoding aminoglycoside phosphotransferase family protein produces MISGADRLRPEWTSLPPGIRSGVMGAIGGRFVSDSPAHGGFSASYAGVVVTTVGRAFVKACGAAWHADSLRFLREEIRAVSMLPPHLGPSVRATIDTDDGVALVLEAIDGRHPGAPWSTDDLVIIAASMARLSATSAPEGMERAEDRMIPGFTRWAQIAEDPLLLAGLPMSLRARMPELKEVEKEFRDALHGDAIVHDDLRADNILISDGEARLLDWPHARRGAAWVDLPCFLPSVEASGGPRCEDAWRIFEAHGAPTQHALLPVISGFASFLWFNQAQPEIPQLPGLRAFQRQQAVPALRWLASVTEG; encoded by the coding sequence ATGATCTCAGGCGCCGACCGCCTCCGCCCGGAGTGGACGTCCCTTCCCCCTGGTATCCGATCGGGGGTCATGGGAGCGATCGGCGGCCGGTTCGTCTCCGACTCCCCCGCACACGGCGGTTTCAGCGCCTCGTACGCCGGCGTCGTGGTGACGACGGTCGGGCGCGCCTTCGTCAAGGCATGCGGTGCCGCCTGGCACGCGGACTCCCTGCGTTTCCTCCGTGAGGAGATCCGCGCCGTCTCGATGCTCCCACCGCATCTCGGTCCGTCGGTGCGGGCGACGATCGATACGGATGACGGTGTCGCGCTCGTGCTGGAAGCGATCGACGGCAGGCATCCTGGTGCGCCCTGGAGCACGGACGATCTCGTCATCATCGCTGCGAGCATGGCTCGACTGTCGGCCACGTCTGCGCCTGAGGGGATGGAGAGGGCGGAAGACAGGATGATCCCGGGCTTCACACGATGGGCGCAGATCGCAGAGGATCCGCTCCTGCTCGCCGGCCTGCCGATGTCCCTGCGCGCACGGATGCCGGAGTTGAAGGAGGTCGAGAAGGAGTTCCGCGACGCTCTGCACGGCGATGCCATCGTCCACGACGATCTGCGAGCCGACAACATCCTGATCAGCGACGGCGAGGCGCGTCTTCTCGACTGGCCGCACGCGCGCCGCGGCGCGGCGTGGGTCGATCTTCCCTGCTTCCTCCCCAGCGTCGAAGCATCGGGCGGCCCCCGATGTGAGGATGCCTGGCGGATCTTCGAGGCCCACGGCGCACCGACGCAGCACGCGCTGCTCCCCGTCATCTCGGGGTTCGCGTCATTCCTCTGGTTCAACCAGGCCCAACCCGAGATCCCCCAGTTGCCGGGGCTGCGCGCGTTCCAGCGACAGCAGGCCGTACCCGCTCTCCGGTGGTTGGCGAGCGTGACCGAAGGCTGA